A genomic window from Carassius auratus strain Wakin chromosome 19, ASM336829v1, whole genome shotgun sequence includes:
- the LOC113120209 gene encoding SH3 domain-binding protein 5-like → MNDTEKDNKSDEDSESLEAEEVDPRIQGELEKLNQSTDNINRWETELEDSRQKFRAILAEATVKLEEQVKKIGKAVEESKPYWEARRAARQVSFNPRPCSVCS, encoded by the exons ATGAACGACACGGAGAAAGATAACAAGTCTGATGAAGACTCGGAATCTCTGGAGGCAGAGGAGGTTGATCCGAGGATTCAG GGTGAACTGGAGAAACTGAATCAGTCTACAGATAACATCAACCGATGGGAGACAGAACTGGAG GACTCTCGACAGAAGTTTCGTGCCATCCTAGCGGAGGCCACGGTCAAACTGGAGGAGCAGGTCAAGAAGATCGGGAAAGCCGTGGAAGAGTCCAAACCGTACTGGGAGGCCAGAAGAGCGGCGCGTCAGGTGAGCTTCAATCCTCGTCCATGTTCAGTTTGTTCATAG